Proteins from one Oscillatoria nigro-viridis PCC 7112 genomic window:
- a CDS encoding M23 family metallopeptidase, whose translation MLLLALSIGIVLIGPYLQQQVVKAQSGLPSRVATGNLWQEASFPVENFETYTSPFGPRGGDFHYGLDLAAPEGSYIRNWWGGQIVEVWEDGRCGTGMVVRSGNWEHIYCHLRGRVLTANGGRYYTDREGTLQIWQGQTVPAGARIARVGMTGRTSGPHLHWGLKYGGRWVDPALVLREMYAQQS comes from the coding sequence ATGCTGCTGCTGGCACTTTCGATCGGCATTGTGTTGATCGGCCCTTATTTGCAGCAGCAGGTGGTCAAAGCTCAGTCAGGCTTACCAAGCAGAGTAGCGACGGGTAATTTGTGGCAAGAAGCTTCTTTTCCAGTCGAAAACTTTGAAACATACACTTCCCCCTTCGGTCCCCGCGGCGGGGATTTTCATTACGGTTTGGACTTGGCCGCCCCGGAAGGCAGCTATATCCGCAATTGGTGGGGCGGGCAAATTGTGGAAGTTTGGGAAGATGGCCGATGCGGCACTGGTATGGTGGTGCGATCGGGAAATTGGGAACACATCTACTGTCACCTCAGAGGCCGAGTGCTAACGGCTAACGGCGGGCGTTATTATACCGATCGCGAAGGTACATTGCAAATTTGGCAAGGTCAAACAGTGCCTGCGGGTGCGAGAATTGCCAGAGTTGGGATGACCGGCCGCACGAGTGGACCTCACTTACACTGGGGATTGAAGTACGGCGGCCGCTGGGTAGACCCGGCTTTGGTACTCCGGGAAATGTACGCGCAACAATCTTAA
- the pstB gene encoding phosphate ABC transporter ATP-binding protein PstB, with the protein MMMDLDKQTETILRTENINIFYGAFHAVKNVCMEIPKNRITALIGPSGCGKSTILRCFNRLNDLVNGFRLEGRIDYYGQNLYAPDIDAVEVRRKIGMVFQKPNPFPKSIYDNIAYGARVNNYKGDMDELVEKSLRQAYLWDEVKDKLKQSGFSLSGGQQQRLCIARAIAINPDVVLMDEPCASLDPISTIKIEELMRELKEKYTIVIVTHNMQQASRVSDLTAFFNAKLSDDGKRFGYLVECDKTEVIFQSPKEESTLDYVSGRFG; encoded by the coding sequence ATGATGATGGATTTAGACAAGCAAACGGAAACAATTTTACGGACAGAAAATATCAATATTTTTTACGGCGCTTTTCACGCGGTTAAAAATGTTTGTATGGAGATTCCTAAAAATCGAATTACTGCTTTGATAGGGCCGTCTGGCTGCGGTAAAAGTACAATTCTGCGGTGTTTTAACCGCCTCAACGATTTAGTTAACGGTTTTCGTTTAGAGGGTAGAATTGATTACTACGGTCAAAATCTTTACGCTCCTGATATTGATGCTGTAGAGGTGCGCCGCAAGATTGGGATGGTATTCCAAAAGCCGAATCCTTTCCCGAAGTCGATTTATGACAATATTGCCTACGGTGCGAGGGTGAACAATTATAAGGGGGATATGGATGAGCTGGTGGAGAAGTCGCTCCGCCAAGCTTATTTGTGGGATGAGGTGAAGGATAAGTTGAAGCAAAGCGGTTTTTCTCTTTCGGGTGGCCAGCAGCAGCGTTTGTGTATTGCTAGGGCGATCGCGATTAATCCTGATGTAGTGTTAATGGATGAACCTTGCGCTTCTCTTGACCCGATTTCTACGATTAAGATTGAGGAGTTGATGCGGGAACTCAAGGAGAAGTATACGATTGTGATCGTTACTCACAATATGCAGCAGGCTTCTCGGGTTTCTGACCTGACTGCTTTTTTTAATGCTAAACTTTCTGACGATGGGAAGCGGTTTGGCTATCTTGTGGAGTGTGACAAGACTGAGGTAATTTTCCAAAGTCCGAAGGAAGAGTCTACTTTAGATTATGTCAGCGGCCGTTTTGGTTGA
- the pstA gene encoding phosphate ABC transporter permease PstA, translated as MSNSVSNENPLVSKTGSLKKVKNSPQALFSLGMTVLAGASLAITLLPLFAVLSYVTVQGFNRLNLDLFTKLPPPPGLSGGGIANAILGTLMTVGIASLIAVPFGVLAAVYLSEFSSGQVARWVRFATNVLSGVPSIIAGVFAYGLFVVNMGGFSAIAGGAALAVLMLPTIVRTTDEALQIVPQDIRWASVGVGASNYQTVLLVVLPAAIPAILTGVTLAIARAAGETAPLIFTALNSPFWPAGFDKPTPSLSVLVYNFATVPFKAQKELAWAASLILVFMVLLTSILSRWATHKKVY; from the coding sequence ATGTCAAATAGCGTCTCCAATGAGAATCCTTTGGTATCGAAAACAGGCAGTTTAAAGAAGGTTAAAAACAGCCCGCAAGCGCTGTTTAGTCTGGGGATGACTGTACTCGCTGGAGCTAGTCTGGCCATTACTCTGCTGCCTTTGTTTGCAGTTCTTTCCTATGTCACGGTACAAGGTTTCAATCGCCTGAATTTAGACTTGTTTACCAAGCTGCCACCGCCGCCCGGACTATCGGGAGGCGGTATTGCTAATGCAATTCTCGGTACATTGATGACGGTGGGAATTGCTTCTTTAATTGCTGTTCCTTTTGGTGTATTGGCAGCAGTTTATTTGTCGGAGTTCAGCAGCGGCCAAGTCGCTCGCTGGGTACGCTTTGCTACTAATGTCCTCAGCGGCGTTCCTTCGATTATTGCCGGGGTATTTGCCTACGGTTTGTTCGTGGTAAATATGGGAGGTTTTTCGGCAATTGCAGGGGGCGCGGCGCTTGCCGTGCTGATGTTGCCGACGATTGTGCGGACTACTGATGAAGCTCTACAAATCGTCCCGCAAGATATTAGATGGGCGTCGGTTGGTGTGGGTGCTTCTAATTATCAGACAGTGTTGCTGGTGGTTTTGCCTGCGGCAATTCCGGCTATTTTAACGGGTGTGACTCTGGCAATTGCTCGCGCTGCCGGAGAAACTGCTCCTCTGATTTTCACGGCGCTGAATTCGCCTTTCTGGCCTGCAGGATTTGATAAGCCAACTCCGAGTCTTTCGGTTCTGGTGTACAACTTTGCAACGGTTCCTTTTAAGGCACAGAAAGAATTGGCCTGGGCGGCATCTTTGATTTTGGTCTTTATGGTTTTATTGACGAGTATTCTTTCTCGCTGGGCTACTCACAAAAAAGTGTATTGA
- a CDS encoding phycobilisome rod-core linker polypeptide encodes MALPLINYAPKSQNQRVAGFETGSDEQPRIFTTENVLSSGDMENLIWAGYRQIYSEHQILKSNRQKSLESQLKFGQITVRDFIRGLAISAPFLERNYQTNSNYRFVEMCVQRILGRDVYSEREKIAWSIVVANKGPQGFIDELINSEEYLDKFGYDTVPYQQRRILPQRVGGETPFNLKTPRYGEYHRSQLGFPQIIWQTSVRRFVPQEQQPKAGDPSNYLGMARNMPLPATPPQRVPLANINIDTMVPRRR; translated from the coding sequence GTGGCGCTACCTTTGATAAACTACGCCCCCAAAAGCCAAAACCAGCGCGTAGCTGGTTTTGAAACAGGGAGCGACGAGCAGCCCAGAATTTTCACAACTGAAAATGTGCTCTCGTCTGGAGACATGGAAAATTTGATTTGGGCTGGATATCGCCAGATTTACAGCGAACACCAAATCCTCAAGAGCAACCGCCAAAAGTCTTTGGAGTCGCAACTCAAGTTCGGCCAAATTACTGTGCGGGACTTTATTCGCGGTTTGGCGATTTCGGCTCCTTTCCTAGAGCGGAATTACCAAACTAACAGCAACTATCGGTTTGTAGAAATGTGCGTGCAGCGCATTTTGGGCCGGGATGTGTACAGCGAGCGCGAAAAGATTGCTTGGTCGATCGTGGTAGCAAATAAGGGGCCTCAAGGTTTTATTGACGAGTTGATCAATAGCGAAGAGTACCTGGATAAGTTCGGCTACGATACCGTACCTTACCAGCAGCGCCGAATTTTGCCTCAGCGAGTTGGAGGGGAAACTCCTTTCAACTTAAAAACGCCCCGCTACGGTGAGTACCACCGTTCGCAGCTTGGCTTCCCGCAAATCATCTGGCAGACAAGTGTCCGCCGTTTTGTTCCTCAAGAACAGCAGCCCAAGGCTGGCGATCCGTCGAACTATTTGGGTATGGCGCGCAATATGCCCCTGCCTGCTACTCCGCCGCAGCGCGTGCCTCTAGCTAATATCAATATCGACACGATGGTTCCCCGTCGTCGGTAA
- the pstS gene encoding phosphate ABC transporter substrate-binding protein PstS — protein sequence MLFRLNLINSNRVTTAISAMAIALSLAACGGGSTTTSSSPSPGDTAASPGASPVAATGTAANTKLALASDVALTGAGATFPAPLYQRWFQDFNTTNPKLQINYQSVGSGAGVEQFTKGTVDFGASDTAMNDEEIAKVPPDKGLLMLPMSAGSIVLGYNLPDVPELKLPRDVYTNIFLGNITKWNDPKIAAANPGAKLPDQNITVVHRSDGSGTTGVFTKHLSAISPEWKEKVGEGKTVEWPSPGKLGGKGNEGVTASIQQTVGAIGYIEYGYAKNNNVQFAALENKAGNFVVYTDAAGAKTLEAVVLPENLRAFISDPEGADSYPIVSYTWMLVPKTVADPNKAKAVEAMIEYGLNEGQKVSSELGYVPLPQNVKEKVATAADGISPDYKIEVAK from the coding sequence ATGCTTTTTCGTCTCAACTTGATTAATTCAAACCGTGTGACTACTGCAATTTCCGCTATGGCGATCGCCCTGAGTTTAGCAGCTTGCGGCGGTGGCAGCACAACCACAAGCAGCAGCCCCAGCCCCGGCGACACCGCAGCATCCCCCGGCGCATCCCCCGTTGCAGCCACCGGCACAGCAGCAAACACCAAACTCGCCCTAGCCTCAGACGTAGCCCTGACGGGTGCCGGCGCGACATTTCCTGCCCCCCTCTACCAGCGTTGGTTTCAAGATTTCAACACAACCAACCCCAAATTACAGATCAATTATCAGTCAGTGGGCAGCGGCGCCGGAGTCGAACAGTTTACCAAAGGCACAGTAGACTTTGGAGCCAGCGACACCGCCATGAATGACGAGGAAATTGCCAAGGTGCCGCCGGACAAAGGCCTGCTCATGCTGCCGATGTCGGCTGGTAGCATCGTGCTCGGCTACAACCTACCTGACGTACCCGAACTGAAGTTGCCGAGAGACGTTTACACAAATATCTTCTTGGGGAACATCACCAAGTGGAACGACCCCAAAATTGCTGCTGCTAACCCAGGCGCTAAACTGCCAGACCAAAATATCACAGTTGTACACCGTTCTGACGGCAGTGGCACGACAGGAGTGTTCACGAAACACCTCAGCGCCATCAGTCCAGAATGGAAAGAAAAAGTAGGGGAAGGCAAGACAGTAGAGTGGCCTTCTCCCGGTAAGCTTGGCGGCAAGGGGAATGAAGGTGTCACGGCTTCTATTCAACAAACCGTTGGCGCTATAGGCTACATTGAGTACGGCTACGCCAAGAACAACAATGTCCAGTTTGCTGCCCTGGAAAATAAAGCCGGCAATTTTGTAGTGTACACCGACGCAGCGGGGGCAAAAACCCTTGAAGCAGTGGTACTACCGGAGAATCTCCGGGCGTTCATTTCCGATCCGGAAGGGGCAGACTCCTATCCTATAGTTAGCTACACTTGGATGCTCGTACCCAAAACAGTGGCTGACCCCAACAAAGCTAAAGCCGTCGAGGCCATGATTGAATACGGCTTGAATGAAGGTCAAAAAGTTAGTTCCGAATTGGGCTACGTTCCTCTGCCCCAAAACGTTAAAGAAAAAGTAGCCACGGCCGCTGACGGTATCAGCCCAGACTATAAGATTGAGGTTGCCAAATAG
- the pstC gene encoding phosphate ABC transporter permease subunit PstC encodes MISDNHSAPSESRSRSQAEKSLDQGFIWLTRILGIGVGVILLAIALTVAYRALPAIQQYGLGFLFGSSWNPVKEEYGALPMIYGTIVSSAIALLIAVPLGVGTAIFLSEDFLPLPVRTALVFLVELLAAIPSVVYGLWGIAVLIPIISTVGKFLNSNFGWLPIFSTPPVGPGMLPAGVILGIMTLPIITAISRDSLASLPPELRQASLGLGATRWTTIFRVLVPAAFSGIVGGIMLGLGRAMGETMAATLLIGNSNQLSLSVLAPANTIASLMANQFAEASGLQVAALMYTGLILFILTLIVNILAEWIVSQVRAKYN; translated from the coding sequence ATGATTTCAGATAATCACAGCGCTCCATCAGAGAGCCGATCGCGCTCTCAAGCAGAAAAATCCTTAGACCAAGGCTTTATCTGGCTGACGCGGATTTTGGGAATAGGAGTTGGTGTAATTTTGCTGGCAATCGCCCTCACCGTTGCTTACAGGGCTTTACCTGCGATTCAACAGTACGGTTTGGGCTTTCTGTTTGGCAGTAGCTGGAATCCGGTTAAAGAAGAGTACGGCGCGCTGCCGATGATTTACGGGACGATCGTCAGTTCGGCGATCGCGCTCCTAATTGCAGTACCATTAGGAGTAGGGACTGCCATCTTCTTGAGCGAAGATTTTTTGCCGCTGCCAGTGCGTACAGCTTTAGTTTTTTTAGTAGAACTTTTAGCTGCCATTCCCAGCGTAGTCTACGGTTTGTGGGGAATTGCTGTATTGATTCCCATTATTAGCACTGTCGGAAAGTTTCTCAACAGTAACTTCGGATGGCTGCCGATTTTTAGCACTCCGCCAGTCGGCCCGGGAATGTTGCCAGCCGGAGTAATTTTGGGAATCATGACTTTGCCCATTATTACTGCTATCTCCCGCGACTCTTTAGCAAGTCTCCCGCCAGAATTGCGACAAGCATCTCTAGGTTTAGGAGCAACTCGCTGGACAACCATTTTTAGAGTGCTCGTACCGGCGGCTTTTTCCGGCATTGTCGGCGGAATTATGCTCGGGCTCGGTCGCGCGATGGGAGAAACAATGGCTGCAACTCTGTTAATTGGCAATTCCAATCAGTTAAGTCTTTCTGTGCTAGCTCCGGCAAATACTATTGCTTCTCTGATGGCAAATCAGTTTGCGGAAGCTTCGGGATTGCAAGTTGCTGCTCTGATGTACACGGGGCTAATTCTGTTTATTCTGACGCTGATTGTTAATATTTTGGCAGAGTGGATTGTTTCTCAAGTAAGAGCGAAGTACAACTAG
- a CDS encoding phytanoyl-CoA dioxygenase family protein yields MNASTLSEVFSYRQKTCDLFDTAGLAEAVHEDGFALIPGVLSPSEVAQTKEALDRLQPFGLDGSSWSELNQHFKCVFNRDRLWLSYADRPGIIELAEALMGSDCHIIGMTAWKSGPGYDGWRVHVDQVFVPVPESVFADDRTFQLPVWICTAHFYLSDIAEDLCPTYIIPGSHKSGRKPDRGEETWNGQSPEPVLCKAGDVLFFRSEIWHSGGKNTTTDGTRYLLQVHYSHRNIAQKFSPWPWQFNPEILATATERQLRLLGKHPESNYG; encoded by the coding sequence ATGAATGCAAGCACGTTAAGCGAAGTTTTCAGCTATCGGCAAAAGACTTGCGATCTTTTCGATACAGCAGGTCTAGCAGAAGCAGTGCATGAAGATGGTTTTGCGCTGATTCCCGGTGTACTCAGTCCGTCGGAAGTGGCGCAAACCAAGGAAGCACTCGATCGCCTGCAACCCTTCGGACTCGATGGTAGCAGTTGGAGTGAATTGAACCAGCATTTTAAATGCGTGTTTAATCGCGATCGGCTGTGGCTTTCCTATGCCGATCGACCGGGTATAATTGAGTTAGCAGAAGCATTAATGGGCAGCGATTGCCACATTATCGGCATGACTGCGTGGAAAAGCGGGCCCGGTTACGATGGTTGGCGCGTCCACGTCGATCAGGTGTTTGTACCCGTGCCCGAAAGCGTGTTTGCCGACGATCGCACTTTTCAACTGCCAGTATGGATTTGTACAGCCCATTTCTATCTCAGCGACATCGCAGAAGACCTCTGTCCTACTTACATTATTCCCGGTAGTCACAAATCTGGTCGAAAACCCGATCGCGGGGAAGAAACTTGGAACGGACAATCTCCAGAACCAGTTTTGTGCAAAGCTGGAGATGTGTTATTTTTCCGCAGTGAAATTTGGCACTCCGGCGGCAAAAATACGACAACAGATGGAACTCGCTACTTACTGCAAGTGCATTATTCCCACCGCAACATCGCGCAGAAATTTTCGCCTTGGCCGTGGCAGTTCAATCCCGAAATTCTCGCTACCGCTACTGAACGGCAACTGCGGCTTTTAGGCAAACATCCTGAGTCAAATTACGGTTGA
- a CDS encoding RluA family pseudouridine synthase, with product MIETDTAAQIYTVENTGELNQNNVDRRLDIWLSNQIPDLSRSRIQTLISQGNVKVNDETCTSKKISVKTGDRIHLTLPETQPTSLQPEAIPLDILYEDDSLIIINKPAGLVVHPAAGHADGTLVNALLAHCPLAEIGGVQRPGIVHRLDKDTTGAIAIAKTDIAHQHLQAQLKTKTARREYLGVVYGTPSTETGTIDLPIGRHPTDRKKMAVVPVEKGGRPAVTHWTIKERIGNYCLMHYQLETGRTHQIRVHTAEIKHPIVGDPMYSSNRSIGVNLTGQALHAWRLTLQHPVTGELIEAIAPLPDQFNTLLKILRLRANI from the coding sequence ATGATAGAAACAGACACTGCGGCACAGATTTACACAGTTGAAAATACAGGGGAATTAAATCAAAATAATGTCGATCGGCGATTAGATATTTGGCTGTCAAACCAGATACCGGACTTATCCCGATCGCGCATCCAAACCCTCATATCACAAGGTAACGTCAAAGTCAATGACGAAACCTGCACCTCGAAAAAAATATCAGTAAAAACGGGCGATCGCATCCACCTCACATTACCCGAAACCCAGCCCACTTCCTTGCAGCCCGAAGCAATTCCCCTCGACATTCTCTACGAAGACGACAGCCTAATTATCATCAACAAACCCGCCGGATTAGTCGTCCACCCAGCCGCCGGACACGCAGACGGTACATTAGTCAACGCCCTCTTAGCCCACTGTCCCCTAGCAGAAATAGGCGGAGTTCAGCGGCCGGGAATCGTCCACAGATTAGACAAAGATACAACAGGTGCGATCGCGATCGCCAAAACCGACATCGCTCACCAACACCTGCAAGCCCAACTCAAAACCAAAACGGCCCGCCGGGAGTATTTAGGCGTAGTTTACGGCACTCCCAGCACCGAAACAGGCACAATAGACTTACCCATCGGTCGGCATCCCACAGACCGCAAAAAAATGGCGGTAGTACCAGTAGAAAAAGGCGGTCGCCCTGCAGTTACTCACTGGACAATCAAAGAAAGAATCGGCAACTATTGCTTAATGCACTATCAATTAGAAACCGGCCGCACCCATCAAATTCGCGTGCATACAGCGGAAATAAAACATCCCATTGTCGGCGACCCGATGTACAGTTCCAACCGTTCTATCGGCGTCAATTTAACCGGACAAGCCCTCCACGCATGGCGGCTGACATTGCAGCATCCCGTAACCGGAGAATTAATAGAGGCGATCGCACCTTTGCCAGATCAATTCAACACCTTGTTGAAAATATTGCGGTTGCGGGCTAATATTTGA
- a CDS encoding phycobiliprotein lyase encodes MDAMEFFQSSAGEWRSQRSTHHLAFRQAEIGDSNIQVTALGADDARVAEICKMHEVDPSRAAGGAFVTWHGSMAWDKDDENHKGSTVFAIVPDPENPRQGLMLRERGYAEIVPVAGRFEMDDEDGLLLITEYETMSSIERFWFANPNVRMRTSTVKRFGGFSTSTFCTEIRVQPDSDATSEPAADRVAGSEFYSALGW; translated from the coding sequence ATGGATGCAATGGAGTTTTTTCAGAGCAGTGCTGGGGAGTGGCGATCGCAGCGCAGCACTCACCACCTGGCTTTCCGCCAAGCGGAGATTGGGGATTCAAATATTCAGGTAACGGCCCTGGGTGCGGATGACGCGCGAGTCGCGGAGATTTGCAAGATGCACGAAGTCGATCCGAGCCGGGCTGCTGGGGGGGCTTTTGTGACTTGGCACGGCTCGATGGCGTGGGATAAGGATGATGAGAATCATAAAGGGTCTACGGTGTTCGCGATCGTCCCCGATCCTGAAAATCCCCGGCAGGGTTTGATGTTGCGCGAACGGGGCTATGCGGAAATTGTGCCGGTGGCTGGCCGTTTTGAGATGGATGACGAGGATGGGCTGCTGCTGATTACGGAATACGAGACGATGAGTTCGATCGAGCGTTTTTGGTTTGCTAATCCGAACGTGCGGATGCGGACGAGTACCGTAAAGCGCTTTGGCGGTTTCAGCACATCGACATTTTGTACCGAAATTCGGGTGCAACCAGACTCGGATGCAACATCAGAACCCGCAGCAGATCGAGTGGCCGGCAGCGAGTTTTATTCGGCTCTGGGGTGGTAA
- a CDS encoding RecQ family ATP-dependent DNA helicase yields MKYQPEPTSLNQARAAFQKIWGYDDFRPPQGEIVGSLLAGKDTIIIMPTGGGKSICFQLPALLQTGLTLVVSPLVALMENQVQELRDRNLPASLLHSQLPTAQRRQTMQSLQQNKLRLLYLSPETLLSKPVWEIISQPHIQINGLILDEAHCLVQWGDTFRPAYRRLGTVRSALLKAKPANSKIAIAAFTATANPEAQQTIKNVLQLQKPEAFLLSPYRSNLHLQVQTVWTPRGRKQQLLNFIKARPKQAGLVYVRTIKDSESLADLLEAAGYETAAYHAGLSPESRRKIETAWLNNDIKFVTCTSAFGMGINKPDVRWVVHFQAPLLLSEYIQEIGRGGRDGKSAIALTLISEPTGLLYPEDKQRGQFFQDKLRSQYREAQQLSKQLPVKGDIEAVSREFPESAIALSILHSSGQLTWRDPFNYAIDKSPQQKGEKQNSTAAEEMVKYLKHRQCRWQFLLQAFGFATEAKSMQCGHCDNCR; encoded by the coding sequence ATGAAATACCAACCAGAACCAACATCATTAAATCAAGCCCGCGCCGCCTTTCAAAAAATCTGGGGATACGACGACTTTCGACCACCCCAAGGAGAAATCGTCGGCAGTTTATTAGCCGGAAAAGATACAATTATAATTATGCCGACGGGTGGCGGCAAATCAATCTGCTTTCAACTGCCAGCTTTGTTACAAACAGGCTTAACGTTGGTAGTTTCGCCGTTAGTCGCACTGATGGAAAATCAAGTGCAAGAATTGCGCGATCGCAATCTGCCCGCTTCCCTCCTCCACAGTCAATTGCCAACAGCGCAGCGCCGACAAACTATGCAGTCGCTGCAACAAAACAAATTAAGATTGCTGTACCTGTCTCCCGAAACATTACTCAGTAAACCTGTTTGGGAAATTATCAGTCAGCCGCACATCCAAATCAACGGTTTAATATTAGATGAAGCTCACTGTTTAGTGCAGTGGGGTGATACTTTTCGACCAGCTTACCGCCGTTTGGGAACAGTGCGATCTGCTTTGTTGAAAGCTAAACCGGCAAACAGTAAAATTGCGATCGCAGCTTTCACCGCTACCGCCAACCCGGAAGCACAGCAAACAATCAAAAATGTCTTGCAACTGCAAAAACCCGAAGCATTTCTGCTAAGTCCGTACCGTTCTAACCTGCACCTGCAAGTGCAAACAGTCTGGACGCCGAGAGGACGCAAGCAGCAGTTATTAAATTTTATCAAAGCTCGACCAAAACAAGCAGGTTTAGTCTATGTCCGCACGATAAAAGATAGCGAAAGCTTGGCGGATTTGTTGGAAGCAGCAGGTTATGAAACAGCAGCATATCATGCAGGTTTGAGTCCAGAATCACGACGAAAAATAGAAACAGCTTGGCTGAACAATGACATTAAATTTGTAACTTGTACCTCAGCATTTGGGATGGGAATTAACAAGCCAGACGTTCGCTGGGTTGTTCACTTTCAAGCACCTTTGCTATTATCGGAATACATTCAGGAAATTGGTAGAGGCGGACGGGACGGCAAATCGGCGATCGCCCTGACATTGATTAGCGAACCTACGGGTTTGCTTTATCCTGAAGATAAACAAAGAGGGCAATTTTTTCAAGATAAATTGCGATCGCAATACCGAGAAGCTCAGCAATTATCCAAACAACTGCCAGTTAAAGGCGATATAGAAGCTGTTTCCCGCGAATTTCCCGAAAGTGCGATCGCCCTTTCAATCTTGCACAGCAGCGGACAATTAACATGGCGAGATCCTTTTAATTATGCGATCGATAAATCTCCCCAGCAAAAAGGTGAAAAACAAAACTCTACCGCTGCTGAGGAAATGGTAAAATATCTGAAACATCGGCAGTGTAGGTGGCAATTTCTACTGCAAGCTTTTGGGTTTGCAACTGAGGCGAAATCTATGCAGTGCGGCCACTGCGATAATTGTCGGTGA
- a CDS encoding NblA/ycf18 family protein, translated as MDMPTTSLSMEQQFKLQVLREQVKSLSQDQAQEYLLEVMRQNMVKENLLKHWMKNM; from the coding sequence ATGGATATGCCTACAACCAGTCTCAGTATGGAGCAGCAGTTCAAACTGCAAGTGCTACGCGAACAAGTCAAAAGCTTAAGCCAAGACCAAGCTCAGGAATACTTGCTCGAAGTTATGCGGCAAAACATGGTCAAAGAAAACCTGTTAAAACATTGGATGAAGAATATGTGA